ATCCACAATCTCGTGTACCTTGCCTGAATCCAGCTGTGGTAATGCATGGTATCAAATTACTTTCAAAGTTATCAAACATGAAGAGTATATGCTCAAATTCCGACACAAATGATCACGTTTAATCACAGCCCTCGATCTTGATTAGTTAGATGGATTAATCAGGGACCGTTGGATCAACTAGCCGTTGGTTCTTTTAGTTTCAATTCTGTTTTGTTTTAGTTAGGGCCGTTTTCCCATTATTGATTCAATCTCCAGTTCAGAAATTCTCAATCAAGAAGGAAAGGCGATTAATTCAAATTCTTGTTCTCTTCTCCGATCGTGTTCAATTCAAGCTTTTCAATTCCAAGTTCTAACAAACATATAAACACGAAACAAAGACAAGTTGAGAAATGCATACCCATGTCCGAAGGTGGCTCATTGGATGCATTTTGTGATCAACTGTCAAGAGCTCAAGGAGAATCACACCAAAGCTAAAAACATTACTTTTTTGAGTGCACTGAGGCCATCTACAATTCAAAGTAGCAGCAATTATTACAAATTCAAACTCATCATTAAATAAAACATCAGAAATAAACCTACTCTGGAGCATCATAACAACTCTTGACACCAGTTAAATCCTCAGCCCAAGTTATCTTTGCAGTTTCATcatcaaaaagaaaaacattGCTGGATCTTAAGTCATGATGAACCAAATGTTTTTCATGAATGTAGCATAATCCCCTTGCAATCCCAACAGCAATATTGATTCTTTGGTTCCAAGATAAGCCATCCATATCTCCTTCTCCTACTACATAGAGTAAACATACATGCATGCAGGATAGGATTCGTCTTCAAACTCGTTGTTTTGAATACTATTTCACcagataataatttttttttaaaaattaaccaACCGCGAAGAATATCATGTAGGGACCTTCGTGTGGAAAACCCATACGCCAACAACTGCCGGCCACCATTCAAACAATAACCAATTGGTTGAGCCACGTTTTCATGTTTCAGACTAGATACTTTTGAAACCTGCAAAACCATGTGTTAAACATACATTATGTTAGTGGAGCCATTCAGAATAGATGTTAAACCTGTTCTATAAAGTCAGGCTCTGGCATGTCGTCTAGCCATTTAATTGATGCTTCTTGTCCACTTTTGAGTACTCTATGGAATAGATTTACTTCTCTCTCTGAACTAGAACTCATACTCCTGGGAATAAAATCATCAGGCCTGTGCCAAACCTTTGAAACCTGTGCGAAAAATTCACGCTCTTTCTTGCACTCGCGCCTTTGAAAATATTCTTCGTTTCTATATTTGAGTACTCTATGGACTACATTTACTTCTGTGTCTTCACTAAAACTCAAACTCCCGGGAATAACATCATCAATCATGTGCTTTATTTCAGGTACTTGAAAATCCTCCCTAATGTACCTTACTTCAGCTAGTGGAAAGGAAGGGACATAAATTGGCAGCATATTGATAGTATGATGCACTGATAAGCCAGAGATAGCCTTTGACAGCTTATCAACGTCAACTGTTGATCCTGTGTCCATAGCCACTTCATTCTCATCCTTTTGTGCAGATCCTGTGCCATGATAGTCAACATAATAAGCCACAACACCAATTATCAAAAGTTTAACATTATAAATAtttgtaaatataaaaaactCACTTGCCGAAATTGTAGTTTTTGGACCTCTGTTCCAATGAGGCCAGAATTGTAATTTTTGTGTCGTCGTCCCTTTCATCTCCTGTTGTTCAAGGGCTAGCTCAAGCTTTGCCACAACTCGAGTCATTGTGAGTCGTTTCTTAGGTTCGGGATGCAGGCATCTTTTCACAACCTCAACAAATGTCTTGAGGCAATCTTGTGTGATATCTCCCTTCAAATTTGAAGCTACAATCTGGCCAGCTTTTCCATTCCGAATCATTTCTTGAGCCCACATGCTCATACAAAGCTCATTTTCCACAAGCCTCTTGTCAACCGCTGGTCTCCCAGTCAACACCTCCAATAACACTACTCCAAAAGAATATGTGTCACTTGCCCTTGTAAGGTAGCCGGAGATAAAATAACTTGGATCGAAATACCCAAATGAGCCCTTAACAAATGTGAAGACATGGCTCTGTAAGAAATCATTCCCTAAATGTTTGGCTAACCCAAAATCCGAAACCTTAGCAATGAAATTTTGATCTAAAAGGATGTTAGTAGGCTTGACATCACGGTGTATGATGGAGCAACCAGAGTGAAGATAGTCCAAACCTCGCCCAGCTCCAATACATATTTTAAGTCGTTCATTCCATGAGAGAGTTGAGCCGCCCTCGCTATTCTTGTGGAGGCGATCTGCCAGCGTTCCATTCAACATGTATTCATACACAAGAATCATCTCTCCATCCTCATCGCAGTACCCAATAAGAGATACTAGATTATGGTGTCGGAATTTACTTAGTGTTTCAATCTCCGTGACTCCGTCGCAAACTCTGTCTGCCCTTGACTCGAATTTGATCCTACACACCTCTTTATGGCCACAACAGATGACCCATTATCAATGAAGCCCCTGTAAACTTCACCAAAACCACCCTTTCCGATCACATGCTCACGACTGAAATCTTTGGTTGCTAAGTTGATTTCGGCAAGTGAGAATCGACGGCAGAGTTTCTCAGCCGTTGAGGATGTCATCTTTTAAGATAAGGATAAAGTTTGTTTCAATTTGCAACGATACCGCAAATGCACCAAAGGatattagagtgtccactataatgCGCCCAtctccaatagccccgccccttttttgtccatagccccagttttttttttccacgccaaaaaaaaagtttctgccactataggcggacacttccaatagccccaaaattttataaccaattttcatttttaattgtttcgtttagtttcaatcaattataattaaaatcatcggaatgtaaataattagaaaacgaggtaattgggaccgaatattcgttgcaTTGGAAAcgataaaattatacaacgaacatttaaaataaaatacaaataaaaatgctACCACCGTCTAATCGGTGGCGGAGTCGGATTCCTACTCTTCTTCTCCGCCTCCCTCACTGCAGCCAACCGCCCCTGCCCCTGGAGCCTCATCAGCCAAGCCTAGACGGCGCAGGATCCGACTTATGAGTTTCAAGTATATATCCTTGATGAACGGGTCGGTTGCTGCCCCGTATTTGCTGCAGACGTCCTGCAGTTattgcatcaactgcacatcgAAATTCTCCATCAAGACCTCATGGGGACCAGGGGCCATGGGCCGCGGTATAGGGGCGGGCTGCGGGATGTGCGATCCAGACGCGGCCGACGATAGGCGGGAGGAGCTTCCAGCCACTCTGGCGCTGCAGACAGAGGCCTATTGTCCCGGAGGGCGTGCGCGTCTAGCGTGTGTAGCGGAGGGCTCTTCGGCTTGCTCGTCGTCCTGGTCGAATGATTGCCAGCCGCTAtcgctgctgtagtccccgaCTATGTTGTGTCTAGTATCCTTCGGTCCAGGAGCTCCAGCCCGCTCTTGCGCACAGATTGCCTTGAATTTCGGGCAATGCTCGAGAACTAGATACTCATCCCACATTGTGAACTTTGGTTAGCGCTCCGTGTTGTATTGGCCCATAGACAGTGCCTTAACGTCGgcttcgcttcggccactctcagcatTGAGCAGGATGTTCTGGTATATGCCCGCGAACCGCTTGGTGGCcggcagaatcctagaccactttttgcggagCTGTTCTCCGTCACGCAGTCTGGCGTCTCaaggtttgaactcgttgtatgccaaCAGGACGGGCTTCCAAAAGCTCCTCTCGGTCTGATtggtgcccactatggggtccgatgtgacggcatctcacgccctcgccacagcaatggactccgctttggtgtagtgcGTGCCCCGTTTGTGTTCGGCTTCCGGCGCCGCTGCCTCGCTGCCCTCGCCACAGCCACTGCCGACACGGCTGCCTGAGCCGCTGCCCGAGCCACCTCCGCTGCCACCGCGActgcctcctccgccgccgccactgCCACTGCTTCCACCCTCCCCTTCACACCTGCCGAGTCTCGTCGGAACGGGCGTTTCCACGCTTGCTGCCGGCGTATCTGGTACGCTgaaactgagcagacccatcatggtatccagtgcgtcttgatctgcttcggtgaaaAGAGATTGGCTGGATAGGAAAGGGGTCTCCGGACGCTGCTGGTTAAGCGCTTCTAGGTTGGATCTGTAATCTCTAAACGTCgagcgactcagattccgctgaAAAGGTTGGGGCGTGGGAGAAGACCTCTACGGCTGAGATAGaggaggagttggactcgatgcccacggtggggGAGATTGACTCCAACTCCATGGCTGTGACGgagagccgccatatcccgacggctgaataggatagccgccatatcccgacagCTGGGAAGGATTGCTGCCATTTCTCGGCGGCTGGGAAGGATTGTCGCTATATCCCGATTCGTGTGAGCCgagtgattcgtcgtctccaccgttcatttttagagagtgaaattgtagatagtgaatgaatgGAGAGTGTGTGAAAAGGGTGTATAATGGGTGGTGgaggagtaatatttatagGGTTaattttcggaaaaaaaaattcgaagAGGGCGCCCGGCGCGCCGATCGCCGGTGCACTATAggccggcgcgtcctcgcacatTTCTCACCAAAGCCTCGTCCGCCCCGAAAAATTTGTCCGCCTCGGGtcggccggcgcgccgccccatagtggacactcttagttTACACCTTCAATTAATGTCCCGCAAAATGGAGCGGATCACCTACTCCACACTCACGACAAAATAAAATGGACCCACcatcatttattaaaatttctcatgtttataagattattttattttgttgtgagtgtGGAGTAGGAAATGGATTGGTGTTTTGGAATAGGTGATCGATCCGCTCCGCCTGCAAAAAGACCCACTTTAATTACTACCTCACCCTCATAAAATTTGTCATCATTTGATTCGGCACAAATTTTAAGCATTGTAATAGAAGTACTATTAAAAAAGTTATTAAAATATGTattatacttttatatactctatTTGTCTCATTATATATGATATGTTTTCCTTTTAAGGTTATCTCATTAACAATAAATGTTATTCTATCTttattaaatcacaaaataatactgcataaaatcttgtgccgaaaaacaaatgtttcatatttaatactccattcgttccatagtaatagagtcattttgtcatttttgtatGTTCCATATTtgtggagtcatttccctttttagtaaaaagtcAGCTCATTTCTTCTCTCTTGCTTTACTCTCTCCTACTTtgttctctcttcatctctctactttttcatttcctactttactctttctttacttaactcacataacacaatttttcttaaatctcgtgccgaaaagaaacgcctccactactatagaacggagggagtagaaaatattaattttataataaaatataagtgagaatgagttagttgaatgttGGGACCACtgccaaaaatgaaaaaaagtgaaAGACGGTCGAAAAAAGTGAAAGACAGTCGAAAATTGAAATAGATAAGTATATAGACATAAATTGGATACGGATGTTTGGTAGGGTAGATAACTCATCTAAGGATAAAATTTTATGAGCAAAAATGACAATATTATAGAATTTCCATCCCGAAATGAGTTATCTACCATACCAAATACGCACTTAATTTTAGTATTGAGAGAAGCCGCGGCAGCATAAGCCGCCATCACTCAGTTGAACTACGAAATATCAAGGAAAAAGTGGTGGGGAATCGCCTGAATTTGAACTGcaatttttaaatgaaaatgGTTGTTTTTGTGCCTATGCAAAAAGAGAGCAGTGCACAAGATCGATTAATCTGCTGAGACACTTATTATTTAGAAATTACAGGTATTTAGGGGTGGACCATTAGAAAGATTGGTAGGGCTACGCGTTACGAATTATGTCAATGGTGTTAAAAGATGATAGTAATGGATTTTTTGGTTAAGAGAAAATGATAAGGACTAGTCAAAAAGGATGGCTGTAGCCGGCCAAGTGTAAAATTTAactattttcattatttaagaaatattgtattaagtgaattaaataagaaaaa
This genomic interval from Salvia splendens isolate huo1 chromosome 13, SspV2, whole genome shotgun sequence contains the following:
- the LOC121760325 gene encoding LOW QUALITY PROTEIN: serine/threonine-protein kinase TAO1-B-like (The sequence of the model RefSeq protein was modified relative to this genomic sequence to represent the inferred CDS: deleted 2 bases in 1 codon), with the protein product MTSSTAEKLCRRFSLAEINLATKDFSREHVIGKGGFGEVYRGFIDNGSSVVAIKRCVGSNSSQGQTEFATETEIETLSKFRHHNLVSLIGYCDEDGEMILVYEYMLNGTLADRLHKNSEGGSTLSWNERLKICIGAGRGLDYLHSGCSIIHRDVKPTNILLDQNFIAKVSDFGLAKHLGNDFLQSHVFTFVKGSFGYFDPSYFISGYLTRASDTYSFGVVLLEVLTGRPAVDKRLVENELCMSMWAQEMIRNGKAGQIVASNLKGDITQDCLKTFVEVVKRCLHPEPKKRLTMTRVVAKLELALEQQEMKGTTTQKLQFWPHWNRGPKTTISARSAQKDENEVAMDTGSTVDVDKLSKAISGLSVHHTINMLPIYVPSFPLAEVRYIREDFQVPEIKHMIDDVIPGSLSFSEDTEVNVVHRVLKYRNEEYFQRRECKKEREFFAQVSKVWHRPDDFIPRSMSSSSEREVNLFHRVLKSGQEASIKWLDDMPEPDFIEQVSKVSSLKHENVAQPIGYCLNGGRQLLAYGFSTRRSLHDILRVGEGDMDGLSWNQRINIAVGIARGLCYIHEKHLVHHDLRSSNVFLFDDETAKITWAEDLTGVKSCYDAPEWPQCTQKSNVFSFGVILLELLTVDHKMHPMSHLRTWLDSGKVHEIVDARLKGDCPQKEVEMTARVAVMCLLFKQDCRPDMRIVVQDLMKCLHETKSQHSQS